The Lacipirellulaceae bacterium genome contains a region encoding:
- a CDS encoding sigma-54 dependent transcriptional regulator has protein sequence MSLLFADDEQSLQELMKQELPRLGHTVTVCPDGTTAVAALEKNTYDCIIVDLDMPGLDGIGVIAKCKENSPETEAVILTGKSTLESAIAALRHGAFDYLTKPCRLVEIKALLDRVSEKLALDKKCRALQHEVKRLEGSSTLIGKTPAMMKVQILIEKVAPSDATVLVLGETGTGKELVARAVHNQSPRAEAPFVAINCGALPETLIESELFGHRKGAFTGADDHRTGLFEVAAGGTIFLDEIGELPKSMQAKLLRVLESREIRRVGENKPITVDVRVVCATHRNLPEMVEAGDFREDLMYRINSFEIHLPPLRERLEDVPALAKHLLARHRGAGQGSDGEIADDAIQALLGHVWPGNVRELANVVEHATILCDSGPIRAEHLPQRFDSRQLTGAAKLSPGVMTLRELEMLAIHEALERNDGSKPKAAEQLGVSLKTLYNKLNQATSLEKSA, from the coding sequence TTGAGCTTACTCTTCGCGGACGACGAGCAGTCGCTGCAAGAGCTCATGAAGCAAGAGCTGCCACGCTTGGGCCACACAGTTACCGTCTGCCCTGACGGCACGACCGCGGTTGCTGCGCTGGAGAAGAACACCTACGACTGCATCATTGTCGATCTCGACATGCCAGGACTCGACGGCATCGGGGTGATCGCCAAGTGCAAAGAGAACTCACCAGAAACCGAAGCGGTGATCCTCACCGGCAAGAGTACCCTCGAAAGCGCCATCGCCGCGTTGCGCCACGGTGCGTTCGACTATCTAACAAAGCCGTGTCGTTTGGTTGAAATCAAAGCGTTGCTTGATCGCGTTAGCGAAAAGCTCGCGCTCGATAAGAAATGTCGTGCGTTACAGCACGAAGTGAAACGACTCGAAGGCTCCTCGACACTCATCGGCAAGACGCCAGCGATGATGAAGGTTCAGATCCTTATCGAGAAAGTTGCGCCCAGCGACGCCACTGTTCTCGTTCTCGGCGAGACGGGTACCGGCAAAGAACTTGTCGCCCGCGCTGTTCACAACCAAAGCCCGCGCGCCGAGGCACCATTCGTTGCCATCAATTGCGGTGCTTTGCCTGAAACGCTCATCGAAAGCGAGCTTTTCGGTCACCGCAAAGGCGCCTTTACTGGAGCTGACGATCATCGCACCGGCCTGTTTGAAGTCGCCGCTGGCGGAACGATATTCCTCGATGAAATCGGCGAGCTGCCCAAAAGCATGCAGGCAAAGCTACTACGCGTCTTGGAAAGCCGTGAAATTCGCCGTGTTGGTGAGAACAAACCGATCACCGTTGACGTTCGCGTTGTTTGTGCAACCCATCGCAACTTGCCCGAGATGGTCGAAGCGGGTGACTTCCGCGAGGACTTGATGTACCGCATCAATTCGTTTGAGATTCATCTGCCGCCATTGCGAGAGCGTCTGGAAGATGTTCCGGCTTTAGCAAAGCATTTGCTCGCGAGACATCGAGGTGCGGGGCAGGGCAGTGACGGTGAGATTGCCGACGATGCGATTCAGGCCTTACTTGGTCACGTCTGGCCCGGTAACGTCAGGGAATTGGCCAACGTCGTCGAACACGCCACGATCTTGTGCGACTCTGGCCCCATCCGCGCCGAACACCTCCCCCAACGCTTCGACAGTCGCCAACTAACCGGCGCTGCAAAACTAAGCCCCGGCGTGATGACCCTCCGCGAGTTGGAAATGCTCGCCATCCACGAGGCGCTCGAACGCAACGACGGCAGCAAACCGAAAGCCGCCGAACAGTTGGGCGTGAGCTTGAAGACGCTCTACAATAAGCTCAACCAAGCGACGAGTTTAGAGAAGTCGGCGTAG
- a CDS encoding ATP-binding protein, translating into MPSHWPIRTKLKLGLALLLVTVLSLFGSAYYGLYSYRGLVRSIRARSAELPLASQVRQHVGDLRITLSQAKERLELPGGVATLLDEYSLPDEEEAEVLAEQIKDAIDCPWDAQWLREQYRNQFELLTESLARYRRQLDRNSQFTETRLGDDRHERETLARIDEVIQRLSGNDLDEELKEDWLLDELQIGKLRDEVDQLSSLVVELPSHLHRRFAVLVNDVRARYRTAIVIAWVNAVLAIGLLGLFFRVFYQSFAKPFGQLVSGSRKVAAGQFDHTIQLTTEDEMGELAASMNHMTSRFREIKEDLDDQVRQRTNQVVRSEQLASVGFLAAGVSHEINNPLASIALCSESLEGRLDDLLESVDESHSEDVQVARNYLQMIQREAFRCKQITEKLLDFARMGDSQYHGADLRELTASVIEMVQHLGKYQDKNLELVDGPPVIAEINAQEIKQVALNLVTNALESVDAGGTVRVMVQRKGSGTQIIVEDNGCGMTEEVRKHLFEPFFTRRRTGQGTGLGLSITYRIVEEHGGTIEAASEGPDRGSRFVVTLPAHQSSKENGHGRQAA; encoded by the coding sequence GTGCCCTCGCATTGGCCCATTCGCACGAAGCTGAAACTCGGTCTCGCGCTCTTGCTCGTGACTGTGCTCTCGTTGTTCGGCAGCGCGTATTACGGACTGTACTCCTACCGCGGTCTGGTGCGGAGTATTCGCGCCCGTTCGGCTGAGTTGCCGCTGGCCAGCCAAGTCCGCCAACACGTTGGTGATTTGCGCATTACGCTTAGCCAAGCGAAGGAACGGCTTGAACTCCCGGGCGGTGTGGCCACGTTGCTCGACGAGTATTCTCTGCCTGATGAAGAAGAAGCCGAAGTTCTCGCCGAACAAATCAAAGACGCCATCGACTGCCCCTGGGACGCCCAGTGGCTGCGTGAGCAGTATCGCAATCAGTTTGAATTGTTGACCGAATCGTTAGCTCGCTATCGCCGCCAACTCGATCGTAATAGCCAATTCACGGAAACGCGCCTCGGTGACGATCGTCACGAACGCGAAACATTGGCACGTATCGACGAAGTGATTCAGCGCCTCAGTGGTAACGATCTTGACGAGGAACTCAAGGAAGACTGGCTGCTCGACGAGCTACAAATCGGTAAACTTCGCGACGAGGTGGATCAACTTTCTTCGCTCGTTGTTGAACTCCCCAGCCACTTGCATCGCCGTTTCGCCGTCCTAGTGAACGACGTGCGAGCCCGCTATCGCACGGCAATCGTGATTGCCTGGGTGAACGCGGTGTTGGCGATTGGGCTACTCGGATTATTCTTCCGAGTCTTCTATCAGTCGTTTGCCAAGCCTTTCGGACAACTCGTCAGCGGATCTCGCAAGGTCGCAGCAGGTCAGTTCGATCACACGATCCAGCTCACTACCGAAGACGAGATGGGTGAGCTTGCCGCCTCGATGAATCACATGACTTCGCGTTTCCGCGAGATCAAAGAAGACCTTGATGATCAGGTTCGCCAACGCACTAACCAAGTCGTCCGCAGTGAACAGCTCGCCAGCGTTGGCTTCTTGGCCGCCGGGGTTTCGCACGAGATCAACAACCCTTTGGCTTCGATTGCCCTCTGTAGCGAATCGCTCGAAGGCCGACTAGATGACTTGCTTGAGAGTGTTGATGAGTCCCACTCAGAAGACGTTCAAGTCGCCCGTAACTACTTGCAGATGATCCAGCGGGAAGCGTTCCGCTGTAAACAAATCACCGAAAAACTTCTCGACTTCGCCCGCATGGGTGACTCGCAGTATCACGGCGCGGACCTTCGCGAACTGACTGCCAGCGTGATCGAAATGGTGCAGCACCTAGGCAAGTATCAGGATAAAAACCTTGAGCTCGTTGACGGTCCGCCGGTCATCGCGGAAATCAATGCGCAAGAAATCAAGCAAGTCGCGCTCAACCTTGTCACCAACGCGCTCGAAAGTGTCGACGCAGGCGGAACCGTCCGCGTGATGGTGCAACGCAAGGGATCTGGTACACAGATCATTGTCGAAGACAACGGCTGCGGCATGACCGAGGAAGTCCGTAAGCATCTGTTCGAACCATTCTTCACGCGGAGAAGAACAGGGCAGGGCACCGGCCTCGGCCTCTCAATTACTTATCGCATCGTTGAAGAACACGGCGGCACCATCGAAGCCGCCAGTGAAGGACCCGATCGCGGGTCACGTTTCGTAGTGACTTTACCGGCTCATCAATCGAGCAAGGAGAACGGCCATGGCCGCCAAGCAGCCTAA
- a CDS encoding LptF/LptG family permease → MRLITRYLLQELLKVFMVTFVSMTLFIFLVLIVKQAVEEGLGLAPILRILPYMLPQAMQYTIPGSMLMAATSVYGRVAGSNELIAAKALGISPLKFIWPVLCMAVVASFAAVKTIDLAVSWGREGTSRVVIESLEEIAYGRLRTTRQFRRDNFEINVRLVDGKRLIGPTIQIHQSNGPTKTTMADEGEFSVDIENDTVSFTGWNVEGEFGDDWQVDLPGRFTQSFPISQFTGVDRASKSPSDHALSEIGPAKDHQVVQIEQFQEEFAAVTSYALLSGNFENLTARQTGRNKHRVADAERRLNRFNLEPYRRWSTGFSCLCFALIGAPMAIRRRHGEFWGSFFACFLPILLIYYPMLMWSVGEAKSGDVPPVVVWVGNVVLALWGVWLIRRVIRF, encoded by the coding sequence ATGCGGCTGATTACGCGGTACCTTCTGCAAGAACTTCTTAAAGTGTTCATGGTCACTTTTGTGAGCATGACGCTGTTTATTTTCTTAGTGCTGATCGTTAAGCAAGCGGTCGAAGAGGGGCTCGGGCTAGCACCCATCCTTCGCATTCTCCCGTACATGCTGCCTCAAGCGATGCAGTACACGATTCCCGGTTCGATGCTCATGGCGGCCACCAGCGTCTACGGACGCGTAGCCGGATCAAACGAGCTCATCGCCGCGAAAGCGCTAGGTATCTCACCGCTGAAGTTCATCTGGCCCGTTCTCTGCATGGCCGTGGTTGCTAGCTTTGCGGCAGTGAAAACGATTGACCTTGCGGTCTCTTGGGGGCGAGAAGGAACCAGTCGGGTGGTGATCGAATCACTGGAAGAAATCGCCTACGGTCGTCTCCGCACAACGCGGCAGTTCCGCCGCGATAACTTTGAGATCAACGTCCGACTCGTGGATGGAAAACGACTCATAGGCCCTACGATACAAATCCATCAATCCAATGGTCCAACGAAAACGACAATGGCCGACGAGGGTGAATTCAGTGTCGATATCGAAAACGATACCGTTAGCTTTACCGGCTGGAACGTCGAAGGTGAGTTTGGTGATGACTGGCAAGTCGATCTCCCCGGAAGGTTCACGCAATCGTTTCCGATTAGCCAATTCACGGGCGTCGATCGTGCCAGCAAGAGCCCCTCAGACCATGCACTGAGCGAAATCGGACCCGCCAAAGATCACCAGGTCGTGCAAATCGAGCAGTTTCAAGAAGAGTTTGCGGCGGTCACCAGCTACGCCTTGCTGTCGGGCAACTTCGAGAATCTCACCGCACGTCAAACGGGTCGCAATAAGCATCGCGTCGCGGATGCCGAGCGGCGGCTGAACCGTTTCAACTTGGAACCCTATCGCCGTTGGTCAACGGGATTTAGTTGCCTTTGCTTCGCACTGATCGGTGCTCCCATGGCCATTCGCCGTCGCCACGGTGAATTCTGGGGGAGCTTCTTCGCCTGCTTCTTGCCGATCCTGCTCATCTACTACCCGATGCTAATGTGGAGCGTTGGCGAAGCAAAATCGGGTGACGTCCCGCCGGTTGTCGTCTGGGTCGGAAACGTCGTGCTAGCATTGTGGGGCGTCTGGCTGATCCGTCGTGTGATACGATTCTAG
- a CDS encoding protein phosphatase 2C domain-containing protein, producing the protein MSQAQTKIVKSVGGLHCAAVSDVGMRRANNQDSLAVAVAEDAELWASRGHLFVVADGMGAHAAGELASQIATDSIPLTYQKRRDLSPCESLVEAVRDANTRINTKGQNSVDFQGMGTTCSSLAILPGGAIAAHVGDSRVYRLRGEYFEQLTFDHSLVWEMAAAGQATEEEVPAYVPKNVITRSLGPNSEVKVDLEGPFPLESGDRFLLCSDGLTGPLNSQLIGLILGSLPAEEAAQTLVDLANLLGGPDNITVIVAEVKNVSQLGEASSEGPECNPPTTSGVPSAKRKSMAITVGLVGALAAGGLMIAGKHLFGTLTAGVAVVAASLLAFLPKPVPTASAKLPGPQGKAPYRRYEASPSAEGIEPLTDIVRQLEDLESQRDWEFDWTDIHADRGEAHQAIAQGNPRGAVVAYSRAVRRLMQAVRDSGPEPPSDSSINLGVD; encoded by the coding sequence GTGTCCCAAGCTCAGACGAAGATCGTGAAGTCGGTCGGGGGACTTCACTGTGCTGCCGTGAGTGATGTGGGAATGCGGCGTGCGAACAATCAAGATTCGCTAGCAGTTGCCGTCGCTGAAGATGCTGAGCTTTGGGCGAGCCGCGGACACCTCTTTGTTGTCGCCGACGGCATGGGTGCCCACGCTGCTGGCGAACTCGCCAGCCAGATCGCCACCGATAGCATCCCTTTGACCTATCAAAAGCGGCGAGACCTATCCCCGTGCGAGTCACTTGTCGAAGCCGTACGAGACGCCAACACACGGATCAACACCAAGGGTCAGAACAGCGTCGACTTTCAGGGGATGGGCACCACGTGCAGCTCGCTGGCAATCCTTCCCGGCGGAGCAATCGCCGCCCACGTGGGGGATAGCCGCGTCTACCGTCTACGAGGTGAGTACTTCGAGCAACTCACTTTCGACCACAGCTTGGTCTGGGAAATGGCTGCTGCCGGACAAGCCACCGAAGAGGAAGTCCCGGCTTACGTGCCTAAGAATGTTATTACACGATCGCTTGGCCCAAACTCCGAAGTGAAAGTTGATCTCGAAGGTCCTTTTCCGCTGGAGTCTGGCGACCGTTTTCTCTTGTGTAGTGATGGTCTGACCGGCCCGTTGAATTCTCAGTTAATCGGCTTGATTCTTGGATCGCTCCCAGCAGAAGAAGCAGCGCAGACGCTCGTCGATCTCGCCAACTTGCTCGGTGGTCCCGACAACATTACGGTCATCGTTGCGGAGGTAAAAAACGTCTCGCAACTCGGCGAAGCCTCTTCCGAAGGTCCCGAGTGTAACCCGCCCACGACAAGCGGCGTTCCCTCTGCCAAGCGAAAAAGCATGGCCATCACTGTGGGGCTCGTCGGCGCTCTGGCAGCAGGGGGACTGATGATCGCCGGCAAGCATTTGTTTGGAACGCTTACCGCAGGCGTCGCAGTAGTTGCCGCTAGCTTGTTGGCGTTCCTTCCGAAGCCGGTGCCTACCGCCTCTGCGAAGCTTCCTGGGCCGCAAGGCAAGGCTCCTTATCGTCGCTATGAAGCCTCGCCGAGTGCCGAAGGGATTGAGCCGCTCACCGATATCGTTCGCCAGCTTGAAGACTTGGAATCTCAGCGTGACTGGGAGTTTGATTGGACCGACATCCATGCCGACCGCGGCGAGGCCCATCAAGCAATCGCCCAAGGGAACCCACGAGGGGCGGTCGTTGCGTACTCTCGTGCTGTCCGCCGGCTGATGCAAGCAGTCCGTGATAGCGGTCCCGAACCGCCCAGCGATTCGAGCATCAATCTTGGGGTGGATTAA
- a CDS encoding PEGA domain-containing protein: MTADSWKARIFLAASLLSLVVLPGCVRRRLLVKSNPPGATVYVDNQPIGQTPCATNFIYYGTREIRLVKPGYETLTINQPIPAPWYEIPPLDFISENLVPREIQDYRTLSYNLQPQVVVPTDQLLGRAQQLRASTQIGSVAPAGALVPGATPGLTPLGSPVLQPTLAPELGVPQPGVLGTPIPQGGVLPPGGRTVEPLPPAR, translated from the coding sequence ATGACTGCAGACAGTTGGAAAGCCCGAATCTTCCTAGCAGCATCACTGCTCTCGTTGGTGGTCCTGCCTGGTTGTGTGCGCCGTCGGTTGCTTGTGAAAAGCAATCCGCCGGGTGCGACGGTTTATGTGGACAACCAACCGATTGGGCAGACCCCGTGTGCGACCAACTTCATCTATTACGGCACGCGTGAGATACGACTGGTGAAGCCGGGTTACGAAACGCTGACGATCAATCAACCGATTCCGGCACCTTGGTACGAGATTCCGCCGTTGGATTTTATTAGCGAGAACTTGGTTCCGCGTGAGATTCAAGATTACCGCACGCTCTCCTACAACTTGCAACCACAGGTCGTCGTGCCGACCGATCAACTGTTGGGTCGCGCGCAACAACTTCGTGCGAGTACGCAGATTGGTTCGGTGGCACCAGCGGGGGCATTGGTTCCTGGAGCGACGCCAGGGCTGACGCCTCTGGGCTCGCCAGTACTTCAACCAACGCTTGCGCCAGAGCTTGGTGTTCCACAGCCTGGAGTCTTGGGAACTCCGATTCCGCAAGGTGGCGTGTTGCCTCCTGGCGGACGTACTGTTGAGCCTTTGCCGCCGGCGCGGTAG
- a CDS encoding MlaD family protein — protein MNDRKRAFQLGVLGIATFFVASILILWNSDFSALPFGDKYQLQMLVDQAPGVAPQTPVRRRGLLIGRVADVEATDEGALITIDINEGKVVKTNEKPRIQSSIMGDAIIEFVPVRSSEGAQAIAPGAIVQGGYNPNPVDMLATMQGDLRETVQSLGRAGDEVAMLAERLNNVMGGNDMERITRLVDSMEIAMQRFGRVMDDVDDVIGDETVKEDLRKGIAQLPTVVADARAILTALEGVATSAEENLDNLQGFTGPLGERGEKIVGILEDSAGNLEELLANAAELAANINNSEGSLGRLLKDRTLSDDAEAAVKELRNVMVKLSATIDNGNGAVSDVRSLINDRTINIRIRQIIDEIHVFTNKLARDPARVLRGVIDRETPIANRPTLLQ, from the coding sequence ATGAACGATCGCAAACGCGCGTTTCAATTGGGCGTCCTCGGCATTGCCACGTTCTTCGTGGCGAGCATTCTCATCCTGTGGAACAGCGACTTCTCAGCGCTCCCCTTCGGCGACAAGTATCAACTGCAAATGCTTGTTGACCAAGCGCCGGGCGTCGCTCCACAAACGCCCGTGCGTCGGCGGGGGCTGCTGATCGGCCGCGTGGCAGATGTTGAGGCGACCGACGAAGGGGCGCTCATCACGATCGACATCAACGAAGGAAAGGTCGTTAAAACCAACGAAAAACCGCGCATCCAGTCTTCGATTATGGGTGACGCCATTATCGAATTCGTACCGGTCCGTTCCTCGGAAGGAGCCCAAGCCATCGCTCCAGGCGCAATCGTCCAAGGAGGTTACAACCCGAACCCTGTCGATATGCTCGCCACGATGCAGGGCGATCTACGCGAAACGGTGCAGTCACTTGGCCGTGCAGGCGATGAAGTTGCCATGCTCGCCGAACGGCTCAACAACGTCATGGGCGGCAACGACATGGAAAGGATTACGCGGCTCGTCGATTCCATGGAGATCGCGATGCAGCGCTTCGGTCGCGTAATGGACGACGTCGACGACGTGATCGGTGACGAAACCGTCAAAGAAGACCTGCGCAAAGGCATCGCTCAACTACCCACCGTCGTCGCCGACGCGCGAGCAATCCTCACTGCCTTGGAAGGCGTAGCAACCTCGGCTGAGGAGAATCTCGACAACCTGCAAGGTTTCACTGGACCGCTGGGCGAACGCGGCGAGAAGATTGTCGGAATCCTCGAAGATAGCGCGGGCAACCTGGAAGAGTTGCTCGCCAACGCCGCGGAGTTGGCCGCCAACATCAATAACAGCGAAGGCTCGCTAGGACGCTTGCTCAAAGACCGTACGCTCTCCGACGATGCGGAAGCTGCCGTCAAGGAGTTGCGTAACGTGATGGTGAAACTCAGCGCAACGATCGACAACGGCAACGGGGCCGTGAGCGACGTGCGTTCGCTGATCAACGATCGGACCATCAACATCCGTATCCGTCAGATCATCGACGAGATCCACGTCTTCACGAATAAGCTTGCCCGCGACCCAGCGAGAGTTCTGCGTGGCGTGATTGATCGAGAGACGCCGATTGCAAATCGGCCAACACTGCTGCAATAA
- a CDS encoding ATP-binding cassette domain-containing protein, with amino-acid sequence MSEALITVDQLTVRFGRQTVLRDISLEVPRGQSLAIIGESGCGKTVLLKTIIGLIEPTRGRVEFDGQSLVELDDRALAKERTRFGFVFQNAALFDSMTIADNILFPLKQHRPRERGSRELMLQLLSEVGLPENVLTKFPAELSGGMRKRVGLARALVMKPEVLLYDEPTTGLDPIMSDVINELMIRSREAYGVTSIIVTHDMTSARKVADRIVMLYPQSRLRAGESQILYDGSPEEIDHSSDKRVRQFVRGEAGDRLEEMHAAVGAEGDFFDEPFEGGDSE; translated from the coding sequence ATGTCCGAAGCCCTCATCACCGTCGACCAACTAACCGTCCGCTTCGGACGCCAGACGGTGCTGCGCGATATTTCGTTAGAAGTCCCGCGGGGCCAATCGCTGGCCATCATTGGGGAAAGCGGTTGCGGCAAGACCGTGCTGTTGAAGACCATCATCGGCCTGATTGAACCGACCCGCGGTCGCGTGGAGTTCGATGGTCAGTCACTTGTTGAGTTGGATGACCGCGCTCTTGCAAAAGAACGAACGCGGTTCGGATTCGTTTTTCAGAACGCGGCACTATTTGACAGCATGACCATCGCCGACAACATCCTCTTCCCGCTCAAGCAACATCGCCCTCGCGAGCGCGGTAGCCGTGAACTGATGTTGCAACTGCTCAGCGAAGTTGGCTTGCCAGAAAACGTCCTAACGAAATTCCCTGCTGAGCTTTCGGGTGGCATGCGTAAGCGAGTCGGCTTGGCCCGTGCACTGGTGATGAAGCCGGAAGTCCTACTCTATGACGAGCCGACCACGGGGCTCGACCCCATCATGAGCGACGTGATTAACGAATTGATGATCCGGTCGCGCGAAGCTTACGGCGTCACCAGCATCATCGTCACGCACGATATGACTTCTGCTCGTAAGGTAGCTGACCGCATCGTGATGCTTTACCCGCAATCACGTCTGCGGGCGGGCGAATCCCAGATCCTCTACGACGGCTCGCCCGAAGAAATCGATCACTCGTCTGACAAGCGAGTGCGGCAGTTCGTCCGTGGCGAAGCGGGAGACCGGCTCGAAGAGATGCATGCCGCTGTTGGAGCTGAGGGAGATTTTTTTGACGAACCGTTTGAAGGCGGAGATTCAGAATGA
- a CDS encoding ABC transporter permease → MSTDSVTTGPPRRGLIAGLAESVADVGETGVGIIESVGDLMLFAWRTMTWLLTRLPRRDTMFENMYRIGVQSLPVVMMIGGFTGMVLAVQSYTQFRTFGLETQLGSVINKSMFRELGPVLAAVMLAGRVGSSMAAELGTMRVTEQIDALSSMGANPVHYLVVPRFLSCILLIPSLTIMAIFMGVVGGALYCISFLGIDYHHYSANAKKFVENWDLFYGIIKSMCFGATIGIISCYRGFHCEPGAEGVGRAATTAFVYSFMMIIVLDLLVSIVLDQIYLSIWPAAPTLFGA, encoded by the coding sequence ATGTCTACCGATAGCGTGACAACAGGTCCGCCGCGTCGTGGGCTCATTGCTGGGCTGGCAGAATCAGTGGCGGACGTCGGCGAAACCGGCGTAGGCATCATTGAATCGGTCGGCGACCTGATGCTCTTCGCTTGGCGGACGATGACGTGGCTGCTCACCCGTTTGCCGCGACGCGACACGATGTTCGAAAATATGTATCGCATCGGCGTGCAAAGCCTGCCGGTGGTGATGATGATCGGCGGCTTCACCGGAATGGTTCTGGCCGTCCAATCGTACACGCAATTCCGCACCTTCGGCCTGGAAACGCAACTTGGTAGCGTGATTAACAAGAGCATGTTTCGCGAACTTGGCCCCGTGCTTGCCGCAGTGATGCTTGCCGGTCGAGTGGGAAGTTCGATGGCGGCGGAACTCGGCACAATGCGTGTCACTGAACAGATCGACGCGCTCAGCAGCATGGGCGCTAATCCTGTTCATTACCTCGTGGTTCCACGATTCCTTAGTTGCATTCTCTTGATCCCTTCACTCACGATCATGGCCATCTTCATGGGAGTCGTGGGGGGCGCGCTCTATTGCATTTCGTTCTTAGGCATCGATTACCACCATTACTCTGCTAACGCGAAGAAGTTCGTCGAAAACTGGGATCTGTTCTACGGCATCATCAAGAGCATGTGCTTCGGAGCAACCATCGGCATTATCAGTTGTTACCGTGGCTTCCATTGCGAGCCCGGTGCCGAAGGTGTCGGTCGTGCCGCGACAACGGCGTTTGTTTATTCCTTCATGATGATCATCGTGCTCGACTTGCTGGTGAGCATCGTGCTCGACCAAATTTACCTGTCGATTTGGCCCGCAGCGCCAACTTTATTCGGAGCCTAA